Proteins co-encoded in one Nothobranchius furzeri strain GRZ-AD chromosome 4, NfurGRZ-RIMD1, whole genome shotgun sequence genomic window:
- the ctsh gene encoding pro-cathepsin H: MSRLWLLFGFAAVTSAFYLTEQDEFQFKSWLAQNNKAYTMKEYYQRLQIFTENKRRIDKHNEGNHSFTMGLNQFSDMTFSEFRRTFLLSEPQNCSATKGNYLRSNGPPDSIDWRKKGNYITPVKNQGACGSCWAFSTTGCLESVTAIATGKLVPLSEQQLVDCAQDFNNHGCNGGLPSQAFEYIMHNKGLMTEHYYPYKAVEGTCMYNSKLAAAFVKEVMNITAYDEMGMVDAVGTHNPVSFAFEVTPDFMHYKQGVYASTTCHNTTDKVNHAVLAVGYGEENSTPYWIVKNSWGPSWGTDGYFFIERGKNMCGLAACASFPVV, from the exons ATGTCGAGACTGTGGCTGCTGTTTGGTTTTGCTGCTGTAACTTCTGCCTTTTACCTGACCGAACAAG ACGAGTTTCAATTCAAGTCATGGTTAGCACAG aacAACAAGGCGTACACCATGAAAGAGTACTACCAGAGACTGCAGATATTCACAGAGAACAAGAGAAGAATCGACAAACACAATGAAGGAAATCATTCTTTCACCA TGGGACTGAACCAGTTTTCAGATATGACGTTCAGTGAGTTTAGAAGAACGTTCCTGTTGTCTGAGCCACAG AACTGCTCAGCTACTAAGGGAAATTACCTTCGCAGCAATGGGCCACCAGACTCCATTGACTGGAGGAAGAAAGGGAACTACATAACACCTGTGAAGAACCAG GGAGCTTGTGGTAGCTGCTGGGCATTTTCCACTACAGGCTGTTTGGAGTCCGTCACTGCTATTGCCACTGGAAAGCTCGTACCACTG TCAGAACAACAGCTGGTAGACTGTGCCCAGGATTTTAACAACCATGGGTGTAATGG TGGTCTTCCCAGCCAGGCATTTGAGTACATCATGCACAACAAAGGACTGATGACAGAACATTACTATCCATACAAAGCTGTG GAAGGTACTTGCATGTACAATTCAAAACTGGCTGCAGCTTTTGTGAAGGAAGTAATGAACATAACAGCT TACGATGAGATGGGGATGGTCGATGCGGTCGGCACACACAATCCGGTCAGCTTTGCCTTTGAGGTGACTCCAGACTTCATGCATTATAAGCAGGGCGTGTATGCCAG TACAACATGCCACAACACCACAGACAAGGTGAACCACGCTGTGTTGGCTGTTGGTTATGGAGAAGAGAACAGCACCCCTTACTGGATAGTGAAGAATTCATGGGGACCTAGCTGGGGCACTGATGG ATATTTCTTCATTGAACGTGGGAAAAACATGTGTGGACTCGCTGCTTGTGCATCTTTTCCGGTGGTCTGa